A single Tuberibacillus sp. Marseille-P3662 DNA region contains:
- a CDS encoding glycine betaine ABC transporter substrate-binding protein: protein MKKKWLILSSFLLAIFLVLSACGNQGGNNDENSNADKDDNSQSSVELGKKNLTIALDTYASAIANHNVLKAVLENVGYNVTLKQVGVGTMFSSVADGSADATLAAWLPHTHSSYWKKYKNQVNRIRTNVDGAPLGLAVPKYMKDVNSVSDLKNNSELGQQLDWTITGISPGAGEMIITKNELLPKYGLKDNWQVKPSSGSAMTAALGAAIKAHEPIVVTLWSPHWAFNKWDLKYLKDPKNVYGDPDDIYTVTRKGLKEDAPAAYKILNQYHWTKDDMNKVMLSIQNGTDPAKAGQQFVENHQDLVDKWTKGVK from the coding sequence ATGAAGAAAAAGTGGCTGATATTGTCATCATTTTTACTTGCGATTTTCTTGGTGTTAAGTGCTTGCGGCAATCAAGGAGGTAACAATGATGAGAATAGCAATGCCGACAAAGATGACAACTCACAAAGCAGTGTTGAACTCGGTAAAAAAAATCTAACAATCGCGCTTGATACATATGCTTCTGCCATTGCCAACCATAATGTACTGAAGGCGGTTCTCGAAAATGTCGGTTATAACGTAACTTTGAAACAAGTCGGTGTTGGAACGATGTTCTCCAGTGTAGCGGACGGGTCAGCAGATGCAACACTTGCTGCGTGGTTACCGCATACACACTCAAGTTACTGGAAGAAATATAAAAATCAAGTTAATAGGATTCGCACGAATGTTGATGGCGCACCTCTTGGACTTGCGGTTCCTAAATACATGAAAGATGTTAATTCGGTGAGTGATTTGAAAAATAACTCCGAACTAGGCCAGCAACTCGATTGGACCATTACTGGCATTAGCCCTGGGGCTGGTGAAATGATTATCACTAAAAATGAATTGCTACCAAAGTATGGACTAAAAGACAATTGGCAAGTTAAACCTAGTTCTGGATCGGCGATGACAGCTGCTCTTGGCGCTGCCATCAAGGCACATGAACCAATTGTTGTCACCCTTTGGTCACCGCACTGGGCATTTAATAAATGGGATTTGAAATACCTGAAGGATCCGAAAAACGTTTACGGTGACCCAGACGATATTTACACGGTTACTCGTAAAGGCCTGAAAGAAGATGCACCCGCTGCATATAAGATTTTAAACCAATACCACTGGACAAAAGATGACATGAACAAAGTCATGTTAAGTATTCAAAATGGCACAGATCCAGCCAAAGCTGGACAACAATTTGTCGAGAATCATCAAGATCTTGTTGACAAGTGGACGAAAGGCGTAAAATAA
- a CDS encoding sulfite exporter TauE/SafE family protein, with protein sequence MATWYDFIIIIFSGLGAGVINVMAGGGSLLTLPVLIFSGLPSDVANGTNRVATLAHGVTTSVSFSRRGLINKKTVCLLAAPALIGSVLGALFANQISESLFNNILAVLMVVIVIFIIWNPQTRAFSDTFALTASRKISAVITFFVIGVYGGFIQAGVGIFIILALTSIFRMSLVQSNAYKMVVISLYTLLALGVFIYNGNVNWILGAALAAGNAAGGWIGAQLAFKKGDSIVKVFLVIAVIGMAAKLLFF encoded by the coding sequence ATGGCAACATGGTACGATTTCATTATCATAATTTTTTCAGGATTAGGTGCGGGAGTCATTAATGTCATGGCTGGTGGTGGCTCATTATTAACGTTACCAGTACTTATATTTTCAGGGTTACCTTCTGATGTTGCCAATGGGACTAATCGGGTAGCGACATTGGCCCATGGGGTGACGACGAGTGTTAGCTTTTCAAGACGCGGTCTGATTAACAAGAAAACGGTTTGCCTGCTTGCTGCGCCAGCATTGATCGGTTCGGTGCTTGGCGCCTTGTTTGCCAATCAGATTTCGGAATCCCTATTCAATAATATTTTAGCCGTTCTTATGGTCGTTATCGTTATTTTTATTATATGGAATCCTCAGACACGAGCTTTCAGCGATACCTTTGCTTTAACAGCTTCCAGGAAGATATCAGCTGTCATCACTTTCTTCGTCATTGGTGTCTACGGTGGTTTCATCCAAGCTGGGGTCGGTATTTTTATTATCCTTGCTTTAACGTCGATCTTCAGGATGTCATTGGTGCAATCGAACGCCTATAAGATGGTGGTTATTAGTCTATATACGCTGCTTGCGCTAGGGGTATTTATTTACAACGGCAACGTTAATTGGATCCTAGGCGCAGCATTGGCTGCCGGCAATGCTGCGGGTGGATGGATCGGTGCGCAACTGGCTTTTAAGAAAGGGGATAGCATTGTCAAAGTATTTCTCGTCATTGCGGTTATCGGGATGGCCGCTAAATTGTTATTTTTTTAG